From the Equus przewalskii isolate Varuska chromosome 19, EquPr2, whole genome shotgun sequence genome, one window contains:
- the LOC103540513 gene encoding olfactory receptor 5V1-like: MGRENQTLSEFIILGFSNLNDLQFLLFTIFLMIYLCTLGGNIFIILATLTDTQLHTPMYFFLRNLAFLDICYTTTNVPQMMVHLLSKKKTISYGGCVTQLLAFLFFVGVECLLLAAMAYDRYLAICEPLRYSVIMNKTLYSQLGASCWVTGFLNSVVHTVLTFRLPFCGNNQINYFFCDIPPLLILSCSDTSVNELVLLFIGVFIGWAPFLGIILSYLYIVSTILKIRSSEGRQKAFSTCASHLVIVLLYYGSSIFTYVRPISSYSLAKDRLISVLYSIVTPMLNPIIYTLRNKDIRKALRAVGEKVAAFKFHFP; the protein is encoded by the coding sequence ATGGGAAGAGAAAACCAAACTCTGTCTGAATTCATCATCTTAGGATTCTCCAACCTAAATGATTTGCAATTTTTACTCTTCACAATATTCCTTATGATCTATCTCTGTACCCTAGGAGGAAATATCTTCATTATTTTGGCAACATTGACTGATACCCAACTACATACgcctatgtatttttttctgaggaatttgGCCTTTCTGGACATCTGTTACACCACCACCAATGTCCCCCAAATGATGGTCCATCTCCtatcaaagaagaaaaccatTTCCTATGGGGGCTGTGTAACTCAGCTTTTGGCATTCCTTTTCTTTGTAGGGGTAGAGTGTCTTTTGCTGGCAGCAATGGCATACGATCGTTACCTTGCAATCTGTGAACCCTTAAGGTATTCAGTTATTATGAACAAGACCCTGTATAGCCAGTTAGGAGCCTCATGCTGGGTTACTGGTTTCCTCAACTCAGTGGTGCACACAGTACTGACATTCCGCCTGCCCTTCTGTGGCAACAACCAGATTAATTATTTCTTCTGTGACATCCCCCCTTTGCTGATCTTGTCTTGCAGTGACACTTCTGTCAATGAGTTGGTGTTACTCTTCATTGGGGTCTTCATTGGATGGGCGCCTTTCCTAGGTATCATCCTTTCCTACCTTTATATCGTCTCTACTATCTTGAAGATTCGTTCTTCTGAAGGGAGGCAAAAGGCCTTTTCTACATGTGCCTCCCACTTGGTCATTGTCCTTCTCTATTATGGCAGCTCCATCTTCACATATGTGCGACCTATCTCATCTTACTCATTGGCAAAAGACCGGCTGATCTCAGTACTGTACAGTATTGTCACTCCCATGCTAAACCCCATAATTTACACTTTGAGGAATAAGGATATTAGAAAGGCCCTGAGAGCTGTGGGAGAAAAAGTAGCAGCATTCAAATTTCATTTCCcttga